In Bacteroidales bacterium, one genomic interval encodes:
- a CDS encoding PLP-dependent transferase, whose amino-acid sequence MKNKTLGFNSRLIHGGGYHDPLGSATVPIYQTSTFAFESADQGAACFSGESNGYIYTRIGNPTIGVLENIVAELENGFGGIAVGSGMGAVNTIYFGLLSQGDHMVSSAAVYGPSRMVMEQHYSRFGVESTYVNTANIDEVLQAIRPNTRMLFVETPSNPTMDITDLKACAAIAKEKNLLLVVDNTFCSPYLQKPLDLGADVVFHSMTKFINGHADIVAGIVIAKDETLYKKLRSTMINLGCNMDPHQAYMVIRGLKTLGIRIDRAQQNAIKIAAYLEQHPKVAWVKYPGLASHPQFDLGRTQMAGPGCMISFELKGGLDAGKRMMDHVQLALLAVSLGGVETLIQHPASMTHSKMSHEAKLKAGITDGLVRYAVGIEDVEDLLTDLDQALEAV is encoded by the coding sequence TTGAGAGCGCCGATCAGGGCGCAGCCTGTTTCTCAGGCGAAAGCAATGGTTATATCTATACCCGGATTGGCAATCCAACAATTGGGGTTCTGGAAAATATCGTTGCCGAGCTTGAAAACGGTTTTGGAGGAATAGCAGTTGGTTCGGGAATGGGCGCGGTAAACACAATTTATTTCGGACTTCTGAGCCAGGGCGATCACATGGTAAGTTCGGCAGCAGTGTATGGACCGTCGCGCATGGTGATGGAACAGCACTACTCACGATTTGGAGTTGAATCAACCTATGTGAACACCGCCAACATTGATGAAGTACTGCAGGCAATCAGGCCTAACACCCGCATGCTGTTTGTTGAAACGCCTTCTAATCCAACCATGGATATCACCGACCTGAAAGCATGCGCTGCCATTGCAAAGGAGAAGAACCTTTTGCTGGTGGTTGATAATACTTTCTGCAGTCCCTACCTTCAAAAACCATTGGATCTGGGTGCCGATGTTGTTTTCCATTCAATGACCAAATTCATTAACGGACATGCAGATATTGTAGCCGGTATAGTGATCGCAAAAGATGAAACGCTGTATAAGAAACTTCGCTCTACGATGATCAACCTGGGTTGCAATATGGACCCGCACCAGGCGTATATGGTGATAAGAGGCTTGAAAACCCTTGGTATCAGGATTGACAGGGCACAGCAAAATGCAATCAAAATAGCAGCATACCTTGAACAACATCCAAAAGTAGCGTGGGTTAAGTATCCTGGCCTGGCTTCACATCCACAATTTGATCTTGGCAGAACACAAATGGCCGGCCCGGGTTGTATGATCTCTTTCGAACTCAAAGGCGGCCTCGATGCCGGCAAGCGAATGATGGATCATGTACAACTGGCTTTGCTAGCCGTTTCATTAGGTGGAGTGGAAACACTGATTCAACATCCGGCATCCATGACCCATTCAAAAATGTCGCATGAGGCAAAGCTCAAAGCCGGCATTACCGATGGGCTGGTTCGCTACGCTGTGGGCATCGAAGATGTGGAAGATTTACTCACCGACCTGGATCAGGCGTTGGAAGCAGTTTAA